A stretch of DNA from Paenibacillus albus:
CTGCGAATGCGAGCGAAACAGCTAGGATGAGATACGCCTGAGGAAATGTATAGATGACCTCCGCCATCATAATGCCGATCGGGCCGTACAGATTGATATGCCACTCGAAAGGAAGCGCCCCGAAGAAGCCATTCGTAATGAAGCCCTGATTGCCAAACAAATAGGTCAACCCGATCCCGTGCATCATCGTCGGCGCGAACAGCGGCAGCAATGCGATTGTCTTAAAAATAAACTTGCCCCTAATGCCCGTTCGAGTAAGCGCGTAGGCAAGCACGAACGCAAGCAGCACCGATATGCATGCCGTTCCAACCGAGATCATCGCCGTATGCGCAAGCGACTGCAGCAGCGCAGGCGACTGAAAATAACGAACGAAATTATCAAGTCCAGTAAACTCGCCGGCCTTGCCGGTAAATGCCTTGCTGAACAGGGTGATTAGCGGCAGCAGCACCATGATGCAGAGCGCTGCGATGAGCGCGAGGATGACGGAACGTTCGCCTAAGCTTCCTCTTCGCCTTCTCAGCGATAACATCATCGTCCTCATACGACCACCTCTACCTGCTGAGCCGGTTGATCGTCACCAAAGTAGATCAAATGATCACTCGGCAGCTCGTAATAAACGCGGCGATTCTTCGCAAGCCCCAGCTTCCGGATTAACGCGCTGCTCACATCGGCGATTATTTCGGACGAATGCGGAAGCTTGAGCGTAACGCGGTAGGATGACCCGCGAAACTCCAGGTTCTCAACGATCGCTTCACTACTTCCCGGTACGGGATGCGGATGAATGCTCACATGCTCCGGGCGAATGGCAACTGCCGGAACCTCATCACTGCCTACAAAATTAATTGCGCCGATGAAATCAGCGACGAACCGACTGTTCGGACGCTCGTAAATCTCTTCCGGCGAACCGGTTTGAATCACTCTCGCATTGTTCATGACAACGATCGTATCCGCCATCGTGAGCGCTTCTTCCTGGTCATGCGTGACCATAATGGTCGTCATACCCAGCTGCTCGTGCAAGCGGCGGATTTCAAGGCGCAGCTTCTGGCGCACTTTCGCATCAAGTGCAGAGAGTGGCTCATCAA
This window harbors:
- a CDS encoding ABC transporter ATP-binding protein, with product MPQNYLSIESIRKSFGSYTALEPINIQIPKNEFVCLLGPSGCGKTTLLRLIAGLETPDGGRITVAGRDITPLPPARRQAGMMFQSYALFPNLTVEQNVAYGLQEKKLSKAQIRCKVEEVLAMVDLEQSAKKYPSQMSGGQQQRVALARAVALSPDFLLLDEPLSALDAKVRQKLRLEIRRLHEQLGMTTIMVTHDQEEALTMADTIVVMNNARVIQTGSPEEIYERPNSRFVADFIGAINFVGSDEVPAVAIRPEHVSIHPHPVPGSSEAIVENLEFRGSSYRVTLKLPHSSEIIADVSSALIRKLGLAKNRRVYYELPSDHLIYFGDDQPAQQVEVVV